One genomic window of Quercus robur chromosome 6, dhQueRobu3.1, whole genome shotgun sequence includes the following:
- the LOC126688818 gene encoding autophagy-related protein 8i-like, with product MGKLNSFKDQYSIDERIEDSKNIISKYPDRVPIIIERYSRTDLPEMEKKKFLVPRDMSVGQFIHILSSRLHLTPGKALFVFIKNTLPQTASLMDSIYESYKDDDGFLYMCYSSEKTFG from the exons ATGGGGAAGCTTAACTCTTTCAAGGACCAGTACTCCATTG ATGAACGTATTGAAGACTCAAAAAATATCATTTCGAAATACCCTGACCGAGTCCCT ATAATCATTGAAAGATACTCAAGGACAGACCTGCctgaaatggaaaagaaaaa ATTCCTGGTTCCTCGAGACATGTCTGTTGGGCAATTTATCCACATCTTGAGTAGCAGACTACATTTGACCCCAGGAAAAGCTCTGTTTGTTTTTATCAAAAACACATTGCCTCAAACAG CCAGTCTTATGGACTCCATATACGAATCTTACAAGGATGATGACGGGTTTTTGTATATGTGTTACAGCAGTGAGAAAACCTTTGGCTAA